In Humulus lupulus chromosome 7, drHumLupu1.1, whole genome shotgun sequence, the following are encoded in one genomic region:
- the LOC133792204 gene encoding trafficking protein particle complex II-specific subunit 120 homolog produces MNVLALTTKAYRVQSTASVSRSSVVKEAGSGHANSTKMLHQAVISLFESQWSTLQMVVLREILLSAVRAGDPLAAWSAAARLLRSYYPLITPVGKNGLASALSNSADRLPSGTRSTNPALPFIKEAILLLRANNTIFFSDVCAQNA; encoded by the exons ATGAATGTTTTGGCATTGACAACAAAAGCATATCGTGTTCAGAGTACAGCATCTGTTTCTAGATCTTCTGTTGTAAAA GAGGCTGGATCAGGTCATGCTAATAGCACAAAAATGCTGCACCAGGCCGTAATCTCTCTTTTTGAGTCTCAATGGAGCACCCTGCAAATGGTTGTACTGAGAGAGATTCTGCTATCTGCTGTCCGTGCTGGAGATCCTCTTGCTGCCTGGAGTGCAGCTGCACGGCTGCTTAGGTCATATTATCCTTTAATTACACCTGTAGGGAAAAATGGTCTTGCTAGTGCACTTTCAAATTCAGCTGATAGGCTGCCTTCTGGAACACGCTCTACTAATCCTGCTCTACCTTTCATTAAGGAGGCTATTCTACTTTTACGAGCAAATAACACGATATTTTTTAGTGATGTATGCGCACAGAATGCATAA